Proteins encoded by one window of Myxococcus guangdongensis:
- a CDS encoding IscS subfamily cysteine desulfurase codes for MKLPIYMDNHATTPMDPRVLDVMLPYLREDFGNASSRNHVFGWKAEAAVKKARQQVAELIGATDQEIVFTSGATESDNLAIKGVIEYYKSKGDHIITLKTEHKAILDTCKRLERVRQERLDELKLLRLSQLAERDVSPEEVAELAAKHDVENDATYKKWADMPTGGARVTYLDVEQDGRVNLEKLEEAMTPRTVLVSIMFVNNEIGVVQPVAEIGALCRKKGILFHCDAVQGIGKVPFDVEAMKVDLASITSHKMYGPKGIGALYVRRKPRVRIAPIIDGGGHERGMRSGTLNVSAIVGFGHAAQLAREELAEESARILRLREKLRKGLTDALDMTIINGSLEHRLPGNLNISFAHAEGESLMMGIKDVAVSSGSACTSASLEPSYVLRALGVDEELAHSSIRFGLGRFTTEEEVDYVVQLVVDKVRKLRDMSPLYEMAKEGIDLKSIEWTAH; via the coding sequence GTGAAGCTGCCGATCTACATGGACAACCACGCCACCACGCCGATGGATCCGCGCGTGCTGGACGTGATGCTTCCCTATCTGCGCGAGGACTTCGGCAACGCGTCCAGCCGCAACCATGTGTTCGGCTGGAAGGCCGAGGCGGCGGTGAAGAAGGCCCGCCAGCAGGTGGCGGAGCTCATCGGCGCGACGGACCAGGAGATCGTCTTCACCTCCGGCGCCACCGAGTCCGACAACCTGGCCATCAAGGGGGTCATCGAGTACTACAAGTCGAAGGGTGACCACATCATCACCCTGAAGACCGAGCACAAGGCCATCCTGGACACCTGCAAGCGCCTGGAGCGCGTGCGTCAGGAGCGCCTGGACGAGCTCAAGCTGCTTCGCCTGTCGCAGCTCGCCGAGCGCGACGTGTCGCCCGAGGAAGTGGCGGAGCTGGCGGCGAAGCACGACGTGGAGAACGACGCGACGTACAAGAAGTGGGCGGACATGCCCACCGGCGGCGCGCGCGTGACGTACCTGGACGTGGAGCAGGACGGCCGCGTCAACCTGGAGAAGCTCGAGGAGGCGATGACGCCTCGCACCGTGCTGGTCTCCATCATGTTCGTGAACAACGAGATCGGCGTGGTGCAGCCGGTCGCGGAGATTGGCGCGCTGTGCCGCAAGAAGGGCATCCTCTTCCACTGCGACGCGGTGCAGGGCATCGGCAAGGTGCCCTTCGATGTCGAGGCCATGAAGGTGGACCTGGCCTCCATCACCTCGCACAAGATGTACGGCCCCAAGGGCATCGGCGCCCTGTACGTGCGTCGCAAGCCGCGCGTGCGCATCGCCCCCATCATCGACGGCGGCGGTCATGAGCGCGGCATGCGCTCGGGCACGCTCAACGTGTCGGCCATCGTCGGCTTCGGCCACGCGGCGCAGCTGGCGCGCGAGGAGCTGGCCGAGGAGTCCGCGCGAATCCTCCGGCTGCGCGAGAAGCTGCGCAAGGGCCTCACGGACGCGCTGGACATGACCATCATCAACGGCTCGCTGGAGCACCGCCTGCCGGGCAACCTCAACATCTCCTTCGCCCACGCCGAGGGCGAGTCCCTGATGATGGGCATCAAGGACGTGGCGGTGTCATCCGGCTCCGCGTGCACGTCCGCCTCGCTGGAGCCCTCGTATGTGCTGCGCGCCTTGGGCGTGGACGAGGAGCTGGCGCACAGCTCCATCCGCTTCGGCCTGGGGCGCTTCACCACGGAGGAAGAGGTCGACTACGTCGTCCAGCTCGTCGTGGACAAGGTGCGCAAGCTGCGAGACATGAGCCCGCTGTACGAGATGGCCAAGGAAGGCATCGACCTCAAGAGCATCGAGTGGACGGCGCATTAG
- the iscU gene encoding Fe-S cluster assembly scaffold IscU, which yields MAYSDKVIDHYENPRNVGTMDKEDPNVGTGLVGAPACGDVMRLQLKISDDGLIEDARFKTFGCGSAIASSSLVTEWVKGKTVDQAMTISNKDVARELALPPVKIHCSVLAEDAIKAAIEDFKKKRAARKAQAS from the coding sequence ATGGCTTACAGCGACAAGGTCATCGACCACTACGAGAACCCCCGCAACGTCGGGACGATGGACAAGGAAGACCCGAACGTCGGGACGGGTCTGGTCGGCGCGCCCGCGTGCGGCGACGTGATGCGCCTGCAGTTGAAGATCTCGGACGACGGCCTCATCGAGGACGCGCGGTTCAAGACCTTCGGCTGTGGCTCCGCCATCGCGTCCTCGTCGCTCGTCACCGAGTGGGTGAAGGGCAAGACGGTGGACCAGGCGATGACCATCTCCAACAAGGACGTGGCCCGCGAGCTGGCGCTGCCGCCGGTCAAGATCCACTGCTCGGTCCTCGCCGAGGACGCCATCAAGGCGGCCATCGAGGACTTCAAGAAGAAGCGCGCCGCGCGCAAGGCCCAGGCATCTTAA
- a CDS encoding HesB/IscA family protein, with protein sequence MSEQATQQMTPGPVATAAPVAKAAPKGIVVADSAVARLKELLEQRQTPEAGLRLAVKGGGCSGLQYSMEWSEKSRERDKIFERDGVRVFVDPKSYLYLIGTELVFEQTLMASGFKLNNPNIKAACGCGESFSV encoded by the coding sequence ATGAGCGAACAGGCGACCCAGCAGATGACGCCCGGCCCGGTGGCCACAGCGGCGCCCGTGGCCAAGGCCGCCCCCAAGGGCATCGTCGTGGCGGACAGCGCCGTGGCGCGGCTCAAGGAACTCCTGGAGCAGCGCCAGACGCCCGAGGCCGGCCTGCGGCTGGCCGTGAAGGGCGGCGGGTGCTCGGGCCTCCAGTACTCCATGGAGTGGTCCGAGAAGTCCCGCGAGCGCGACAAGATCTTCGAGCGGGACGGCGTGCGCGTCTTCGTGGACCCGAAGAGCTACCTGTACCTCATCGGCACGGAGCTGGTGTTCGAGCAGACGCTCATGGCCTCCGGCTTCAAGCTCAACAACCCCAACATCAAGGCCGCGTGCGGCTGCGGAGAGAGCTTCTCCGTCTGA
- the hscB gene encoding Fe-S protein assembly co-chaperone HscB has protein sequence MRTHFDVFGLPRAYDVDVPALEKQYRELSLQLHPDRVAQADARERLKALEGTTALNEAFKALKDPVRRAFYLLKLHGVDLDREDAGAQKDMPLEFLEEVMELREALDAAMEKKDLARVQAMGTQVEGRRKAALDEAAGALRALEGDGDSQAPVRKASHALGRVRYFTRFLEQVEAFEEESLS, from the coding sequence GTGAGGACCCACTTCGACGTCTTCGGGCTGCCGCGCGCCTATGACGTGGACGTGCCGGCGCTGGAGAAGCAGTACCGCGAGCTGTCGCTCCAGCTGCATCCGGACCGCGTGGCCCAGGCCGACGCGCGCGAGCGCCTCAAGGCCCTGGAGGGCACCACCGCCCTCAACGAGGCCTTCAAGGCGCTCAAGGACCCGGTGCGCCGCGCCTTCTACCTCTTGAAGCTCCACGGGGTGGACCTGGACCGCGAGGACGCGGGCGCGCAGAAGGACATGCCCCTGGAGTTCCTCGAGGAGGTCATGGAGCTGCGCGAGGCGCTCGACGCCGCGATGGAGAAGAAGGACCTGGCGCGGGTGCAGGCCATGGGCACCCAGGTGGAGGGGCGTCGCAAGGCGGCGCTCGACGAGGCGGCCGGTGCCCTGCGCGCCCTGGAGGGTGACGGTGACTCACAGGCTCCGGTGAGAAAGGCGTCGCATGCCCTGGGTCGGGTGCGCTACTTCACGCGCTTTCTCGAGCAGGTGGAAGCGTTCGAGGAGGAGAGTCTGTCGTGA
- the hscA gene encoding Fe-S protein assembly chaperone HscA: MSKNGYLQIHDPLKPKGQAVGIDLGTTHSLVAAVTQGKPRCVPVDDGDSLLLPSVVHYGQDGGVVVGVRARALAASHPTDTIASVKRFMGRGPEDAETRKLGHYKFVPGAKVVRFDVAGGNPVTPIEVSGEILRALKRRAEAQFSSKVEQAVITVPAYFDDAQRQATKDAGRLAGLEVLRLLNEPTAAALAYGLDKGSQGTFAVYDLGGGTFDISILKLVDGVFEVKSTGGDSALGGDDFDRAIATKVFEALGINAPSPSLVAEALASSRKAKEALTDAGEATVTVDGRTHAVKRADFDAWIQPLVAKTGIVCRRALKDAGVAAGELDGVILVGGSTRVPAVRRFVAEMFGREPLGDIDPDQVVALGAAVQADLLTNADRQDEVLLLDVIPLSLGLETMGGITEKLIQRNSTIPTAAAQVFTTFKDAQTGLDVHVVQGERELVEDNRSLARFTLSGIPPLAAGMARVEVRFQVDADGILSVSAKEQSTGATQSITVKPSHGLTEDEIERMLLDSIEYAEDDIQARQLREQRVDAERVLAEADRQLGEHASLLQDGEKATIDAAIARVRELAQGNDYLKLKEAVHALDETSRPFIERVMNKAITQVVAGHSVEEY; this comes from the coding sequence GTGAGCAAGAACGGCTACCTGCAGATCCATGATCCGCTCAAGCCCAAGGGGCAGGCGGTGGGCATCGACCTGGGCACCACCCATTCGCTGGTGGCGGCGGTGACGCAGGGCAAGCCCCGCTGCGTCCCCGTGGACGATGGCGACTCGCTGCTCCTGCCCTCCGTGGTGCACTACGGCCAGGACGGCGGCGTGGTGGTGGGCGTCCGGGCGCGCGCGCTCGCGGCCTCGCACCCCACGGACACCATCGCGTCGGTGAAGCGCTTCATGGGCCGAGGCCCCGAGGACGCCGAGACGCGCAAGCTGGGCCACTACAAGTTCGTGCCCGGCGCCAAGGTGGTCCGCTTCGATGTCGCGGGCGGCAACCCGGTGACGCCGATTGAAGTCTCCGGCGAAATCCTGCGCGCCCTCAAGCGCCGCGCCGAGGCGCAGTTCTCCAGCAAGGTGGAGCAGGCCGTCATCACCGTGCCGGCGTACTTCGACGACGCCCAGCGCCAGGCCACCAAGGACGCGGGCAGGCTCGCGGGCCTGGAGGTGCTGCGCCTGCTCAACGAGCCCACCGCCGCCGCGCTCGCGTACGGCCTGGACAAGGGCAGCCAGGGCACCTTCGCCGTCTACGACCTGGGCGGCGGCACCTTCGACATCTCCATCCTCAAGCTGGTGGATGGCGTGTTCGAGGTGAAGTCCACCGGCGGCGATTCGGCTCTCGGCGGCGACGACTTCGACCGGGCGATCGCGACGAAGGTGTTCGAGGCGCTCGGAATCAACGCGCCCTCCCCCTCCCTGGTCGCCGAGGCGCTCGCGTCCTCGCGCAAGGCCAAGGAGGCCCTCACCGACGCGGGCGAGGCCACCGTCACGGTGGACGGACGCACGCACGCGGTGAAGCGCGCGGACTTCGACGCGTGGATCCAGCCGCTGGTGGCGAAGACGGGCATCGTCTGCCGCCGGGCGCTGAAGGACGCGGGTGTGGCGGCGGGTGAGCTGGACGGCGTCATCCTGGTGGGCGGCTCCACGCGCGTGCCGGCGGTGCGCCGCTTCGTGGCGGAGATGTTCGGCCGCGAGCCGTTGGGCGACATCGACCCGGACCAGGTGGTGGCGCTGGGCGCGGCGGTGCAGGCGGACCTGCTCACCAACGCGGACCGCCAGGACGAGGTGCTGCTGTTGGACGTGATTCCGCTGTCGCTCGGGCTCGAGACGATGGGCGGAATCACCGAGAAGCTCATCCAGCGCAACTCCACCATCCCCACCGCGGCGGCGCAGGTGTTCACCACGTTCAAGGACGCGCAGACGGGCCTGGACGTGCACGTGGTGCAGGGCGAGCGCGAGCTGGTGGAGGACAACCGCAGCCTCGCGCGCTTCACGCTCTCCGGAATCCCCCCGCTCGCCGCCGGCATGGCGCGCGTGGAGGTGCGCTTCCAGGTGGACGCCGACGGCATCCTCTCCGTCTCCGCGAAGGAGCAGAGCACGGGCGCCACCCAGTCCATCACCGTCAAGCCGAGCCACGGCCTCACCGAGGATGAAATCGAGCGCATGCTGCTCGACTCCATCGAGTACGCCGAGGACGACATCCAGGCCCGGCAGCTGCGCGAGCAGCGCGTGGACGCCGAGCGCGTGCTGGCCGAGGCGGACCGTCAGCTGGGCGAGCACGCCTCGCTGCTCCAGGACGGGGAGAAGGCCACCATCGACGCGGCCATCGCCCGCGTGCGCGAGCTGGCCCAGGGCAACGACTACCTGAAGCTCAAGGAGGCCGTGCACGCCCTGGACGAGACGTCCCGGCCCTTCATCGAGCGGGTGATGAACAAGGCCATCACCCAGGTGGTCGCCGGTCACTCGGTGGAGGAGTACTGA
- a CDS encoding 2Fe-2S iron-sulfur cluster-binding protein, with translation MPKVTFKSPLAEVSVDVPPGTILLDAAEQSGAQVGHSCGGVCGCSTCHIWVRKGLDSLSEQSDAEADRLDMGFDVRPYSRLSCQTEVSQEDVVVEITEESLTAFMDENPVIRRALEAEGKWPLKK, from the coding sequence GTGCCCAAGGTCACCTTCAAGAGCCCGCTGGCCGAGGTCAGCGTGGACGTCCCCCCTGGGACCATCCTCCTGGACGCCGCCGAACAGTCGGGGGCCCAGGTGGGCCACAGCTGTGGCGGGGTCTGCGGCTGCTCCACCTGTCACATCTGGGTGCGCAAGGGCCTGGACTCGCTCAGCGAGCAATCGGACGCGGAGGCGGACCGGTTGGACATGGGGTTCGACGTGCGTCCGTACTCCCGGTTGAGCTGCCAGACGGAGGTCAGCCAGGAGGACGTGGTGGTCGAAATCACCGAGGAGTCCCTCACGGCCTTCATGGACGAGAACCCGGTCATCCGCCGGGCCCTGGAGGCCGAGGGGAAATGGCCGTTGAAGAAGTGA
- a CDS encoding lysylphosphatidylglycerol synthase transmembrane domain-containing protein: MSAPPRRSKSAWPSPSARGLSLPKVLLGVVGLVLSVVLLSTAFFHWNPKGPGPLLQPRFPLDDFLRDLPGHLVWLLPFVLLQGSIIPLRAVQWQSTLRKRVPFRERYHLVAIGAFVHNALPGKLGDILRSFLLSRTERIPFLRCLGTVAVGKLMEFAALMMLVTLSLLGPFGSTLTRFQGQLEVAVSLCVGLVALVVLLAHWSLPLANALHRRHRFPRLEGFLHHVSDGLGSARSFIGMGKVLFFSVGPVLASALAYGMALHGIGISGGLFAGAVVLGAISLGQALPGVPAGMGIYYFVTSWAARSLGATPEDAAAFATLTHLGTVFSQAGVGAVSVYIRKIRIRDLRKGGSLAREAAQHVAHEAVEPAPQ; the protein is encoded by the coding sequence ATGAGCGCCCCGCCGCGTCGCTCGAAGTCCGCGTGGCCCAGTCCGTCCGCGCGGGGCCTCAGCCTGCCCAAGGTGCTGCTCGGCGTGGTGGGGCTGGTGCTGTCCGTCGTCCTGCTCTCCACGGCCTTCTTCCACTGGAACCCGAAGGGCCCTGGCCCCCTGCTCCAGCCGCGCTTCCCGCTGGACGACTTCCTGAGGGATTTGCCCGGCCACCTGGTGTGGCTGCTCCCCTTCGTGTTGCTGCAGGGCTCCATCATCCCGCTGCGCGCGGTGCAGTGGCAGAGCACCCTGCGCAAGCGCGTGCCCTTCCGCGAGCGCTACCACCTGGTGGCCATCGGCGCCTTCGTCCACAACGCGCTGCCGGGGAAGCTGGGCGACATCCTCCGCTCGTTCCTGCTGTCGCGCACCGAGCGCATCCCCTTCCTGCGCTGCCTGGGCACCGTCGCCGTCGGCAAGCTGATGGAGTTCGCCGCGCTGATGATGCTGGTGACGCTGTCGCTGCTGGGGCCCTTCGGCTCCACGCTCACGCGCTTCCAGGGGCAACTCGAGGTGGCGGTGTCCCTGTGCGTGGGGCTCGTCGCGCTCGTGGTGCTGCTGGCCCACTGGTCGCTCCCGCTGGCGAACGCGCTGCACCGGCGCCACCGCTTCCCCCGGCTGGAGGGCTTCCTCCACCACGTCAGCGACGGGCTGGGCTCCGCGCGCTCCTTCATCGGCATGGGCAAGGTGCTCTTCTTCTCGGTGGGCCCGGTGCTCGCGTCGGCGCTGGCCTACGGGATGGCGCTCCACGGCATCGGCATCTCCGGAGGCCTCTTCGCGGGCGCGGTGGTGCTGGGCGCCATCTCCCTGGGGCAGGCGCTCCCAGGCGTACCGGCGGGCATGGGCATCTACTACTTCGTCACCAGCTGGGCGGCCCGCAGTCTGGGCGCCACCCCCGAGGACGCGGCGGCCTTCGCCACGCTCACCCACCTGGGCACGGTGTTCAGCCAGGCCGGCGTGGGCGCCGTCTCCGTCTACATCCGGAAGATTCGCATCCGCGACTTGAGGAAGGGCGGCAGCCTGGCGCGCGAGGCCGCGCAGCACGTGGCGCATGAAGCGGTGGAGCCGGCGCCGCAGTGA
- a CDS encoding alkaline phosphatase family protein, translating to MWAHGLARRIGAKVPPAAAHRRRNLLLIHLDGVPKALLDEAIVAGKLPFVSRLIRSGMFHLDDAFWGAPTSTPYFQAGLLYGLRNSNLPAYSWFDRELGRQVRMNTPTDAHLIDERLRGRGRESLLDGGGHGYFSLFRAGAENALSMSTLASFKQMSRAFSYEMMGLSAGRTRGLWDFLGAFGMDTWRSAREVAHWAHALHDWRHEQSFLMSRVLFQRLGWSFAYTKALVDMVRGVPAIYLVFGNYDEVAHRRGPRSELALSELHRVDAYLEDLYAMSQSVERRYDVVILSDHGHVDSLPLEQRQGRRLESLLLEGPPGALAEGVVRGLRDGRPPLDAVAGASFEPVIVECGNFAHVYLSGAREPLEARELLARHPQVLARATRSEDIGIVALRRGHSAVAVIRGGVYGPDEVERAPLSPEFSRRAVADFLRGLPAMKTAGDLVVFGEAVRRGGTVGFAWEFGSHGGLTRTEANSLVCWPADAPVDLSGLGHCAELHDRLAEVYVRQAPRLRWVQ from the coding sequence ATGTGGGCCCATGGGCTCGCGCGGCGGATTGGAGCGAAAGTTCCGCCCGCAGCGGCGCATCGGCGCAGAAACCTGCTGCTCATCCACCTCGACGGCGTACCCAAGGCCCTGCTGGACGAGGCGATTGTCGCCGGCAAGCTCCCGTTTGTCTCACGACTCATCCGCTCCGGCATGTTTCATTTGGATGACGCCTTCTGGGGCGCACCCACCTCCACGCCGTACTTCCAGGCGGGGCTCCTATACGGCCTGAGGAATTCGAACCTGCCCGCATATTCCTGGTTCGACAGGGAGCTGGGGCGACAGGTGCGGATGAACACGCCCACGGATGCGCACCTCATCGACGAGCGCCTGCGGGGCCGAGGGCGCGAGAGCCTGTTGGACGGAGGTGGCCACGGCTACTTCTCGCTGTTCCGCGCGGGTGCGGAGAACGCGCTCAGCATGAGCACGCTGGCGAGCTTCAAGCAGATGTCGCGCGCGTTCTCGTACGAGATGATGGGCCTGTCGGCGGGGCGCACGCGGGGCCTCTGGGACTTCCTCGGCGCGTTCGGCATGGACACGTGGCGCTCGGCGCGCGAGGTGGCCCACTGGGCCCACGCGCTGCACGACTGGCGGCACGAGCAGTCCTTCCTCATGAGCCGCGTGTTGTTCCAGCGACTGGGCTGGAGCTTCGCGTACACCAAGGCGCTGGTGGACATGGTGCGCGGCGTGCCCGCCATCTACCTGGTGTTCGGCAACTACGACGAGGTGGCGCATCGCCGGGGTCCCCGCTCGGAGCTGGCGCTGTCGGAGCTGCACCGCGTGGACGCGTACCTCGAGGACCTCTACGCGATGTCCCAATCGGTGGAGCGCCGTTACGACGTCGTCATCCTGTCGGACCACGGCCATGTGGACAGCCTGCCGCTGGAGCAGCGCCAGGGGCGGCGGCTGGAGTCGCTGCTCCTCGAGGGCCCGCCCGGCGCGCTGGCCGAGGGCGTGGTGCGTGGGCTGCGCGACGGTCGTCCTCCGCTGGATGCGGTGGCGGGAGCGTCCTTCGAGCCGGTCATCGTCGAGTGCGGCAACTTCGCGCATGTCTATCTCTCCGGCGCGCGCGAGCCGCTGGAGGCCCGCGAGCTGCTCGCGCGACATCCGCAGGTGCTGGCCCGCGCCACGCGCTCGGAGGACATCGGCATCGTCGCGCTGCGACGGGGGCACTCCGCGGTCGCGGTGATACGCGGCGGCGTGTACGGCCCGGACGAGGTGGAGCGCGCGCCCTTGTCGCCCGAATTCAGCCGACGCGCGGTGGCGGACTTCCTGCGAGGACTGCCGGCGATGAAGACAGCGGGAGACCTGGTCGTCTTCGGCGAAGCGGTGCGACGGGGCGGTACGGTGGGCTTCGCGTGGGAGTTCGGCTCGCACGGAGGCCTGACACGCACGGAGGCGAACAGCCTGGTGTGCTGGCCCGCGGACGCGCCGGTGGACTTGTCCGGACTGGGGCACTGCGCGGAGCTTCATGACCGGCTCGCGGAGGTCTACGTGCGGCAGGCGCCTCGCTTGAGGTGGGTGCAATGA
- the omp85 gene encoding Omp85 family outer membrane protein: protein MLLPAVLLVMLGAAPVKSPPRPAPGLPQTKADSGSDIIALPMMTFSSDHGISYGAVGGIYLYGPGKTPYAHGIGAQVLFSSRGVQSHYVRYDGPRLIGPLRLEAGLEYRREMKSPFFGAGNLSAPDFRGDLDSERYTFDKGAPGGWFRLRGRPFGPTHPLQSYVGYALRYTSVDTYDESMLNQQRPLGIEGGMTGQLLVGALWDTRDDETDPLEGGVEEIALRVSGMATGSRYQYAGITLSERRYLKLSSRLTLAQRLTLDMLFGEVPFFEWSNTGGVNVSEGIGGMSSVRGIERNRFSGNIKAFSNTELRFHAANLQVFGKSMKVGAVMFLDLGRVWHPGVPDGKWHEWHPGIGGGLRLMRRAAVVRMDYARSTETGRQRVYITFGHMF, encoded by the coding sequence ATGCTCCTTCCCGCTGTCCTCCTCGTCATGCTCGGCGCCGCTCCGGTGAAGTCGCCTCCCCGGCCAGCGCCCGGGCTGCCGCAAACGAAGGCGGACTCCGGCTCGGACATCATCGCCCTGCCGATGATGACGTTCAGCTCGGACCACGGCATCAGCTACGGCGCCGTCGGTGGCATCTACCTGTACGGCCCCGGCAAGACGCCGTACGCGCACGGCATCGGCGCGCAGGTGCTCTTCAGCAGCCGCGGCGTGCAGAGCCACTACGTGCGCTACGACGGCCCCCGGCTCATCGGCCCGCTGCGCCTGGAGGCCGGCCTGGAGTACCGGCGCGAGATGAAGAGCCCCTTCTTCGGCGCGGGCAACCTCTCGGCGCCCGACTTCCGGGGCGACCTGGACAGCGAGCGCTACACCTTCGACAAGGGCGCGCCGGGCGGCTGGTTCCGTCTGCGCGGGCGGCCCTTCGGCCCCACCCACCCGCTCCAGTCCTACGTGGGCTATGCGCTGCGCTACACGAGCGTGGACACGTACGACGAATCGATGCTCAACCAGCAGCGCCCGCTGGGCATCGAGGGCGGCATGACGGGGCAGCTGCTCGTGGGCGCGCTGTGGGACACGCGCGACGACGAGACGGACCCGCTGGAGGGCGGCGTGGAGGAGATCGCCCTGCGCGTCTCCGGCATGGCCACCGGCAGTCGCTACCAGTACGCGGGAATCACGTTGAGCGAGCGGCGCTACCTCAAGCTGTCGTCGCGGCTGACGCTGGCGCAGCGGCTGACGTTGGACATGCTCTTCGGCGAGGTGCCGTTCTTCGAGTGGAGCAACACCGGCGGCGTCAACGTGTCGGAGGGCATCGGCGGGATGAGCAGCGTGCGCGGCATCGAGCGCAACCGCTTCTCCGGCAACATCAAGGCCTTCAGCAACACGGAGCTGCGCTTCCACGCCGCCAACCTCCAGGTCTTCGGCAAGAGCATGAAGGTGGGCGCGGTGATGTTCCTGGACCTGGGCCGCGTGTGGCACCCCGGCGTGCCGGACGGCAAGTGGCACGAGTGGCACCCGGGCATCGGCGGGGGCCTGCGCCTCATGCGCCGCGCCGCCGTGGTCCGCATGGACTACGCGCGCTCCACCGAGACGGGACGCCAGCGCGTCTACATCACCTTCGGCCACATGTTCTGA